A region of Salvelinus alpinus chromosome 6, SLU_Salpinus.1, whole genome shotgun sequence DNA encodes the following proteins:
- the LOC139578110 gene encoding cingulin-like protein 1 isoform X3: MESHRHGVSGSSPDFSRIQQGYNMQQPRPGPRGSPRPHSDSSSMFGVRVQVQGIEGLPYVVLNGDSRAALPSGGLESYSRKWDHQEVFVNAHSQSTEYTFMVNDGRSSFGSPNVERSSFGSPNVERSSFGSPNVERSSFGSPNVERRLPNHQREYTRGGALTEDMESQRIPLASAAFVFDFQESHLQQSQRTVPTSNTVLNFQRHPELLKPYNPDRNSLSPLLVSTRRLSVPPTQTASIPRPGHLTRDLQSGAEATLIQAAGSRPGAARIPLPAGGVERAPTPVSAPTQTQCPGPAPVSAPTQTQCPGPAPVSAPALHHSSLATLLSPPNEVTNIPRRSPNSVDTEPISSIGSLINQFDSPQQMGRAGPRRGRIAPEDRRRSRSVDSRQQCHSYPLDPSSPASVVRVARGETPSGYTSAPGSPKVRGANGPSTVMFNKPQWGEKEPSGRSSRAVNVLYGVEKTSMTRSRSLNHTEEEERDIQIITPDLLEDQRGQHEVSIEPQPNEDTTKMILFTYLNDGTTEKTSITETKVNLVFDRVNQLKWKTAENVEEEIRDYAAKAKEAKELQKTGAELEREVSQLKTQLEHKTMSGRSLAEVCYKAQTYMKTIQEELDRRQEELSTLRDRLAQMEAELEVAIEELVQVKTEREQGRTEMKDLQQQLSEMHDELDLAKNTTQADSTEKQLLLKDLAQVRLDFQELIQVQEEQEVLLHWRERELTALKGALNEEVESHDKELGIMKEVRDKEVQKLREEVEEVKESNTVLGQDKREMEEERGEARGQVIQLMQEREELRGQVEELESRVEQLNLVIKDSKTLQRQLVKCIEQLKREKRQVEETLVEVREKEEEMSQANKALLVRLENVQSEMTQLNHQHREVKERLKEERRRTEELKRIKSDLDEERRLQNSTVEELQKEMSTIVEGCEASTEKLQLQVDEVREKSHSALSELQQQLQEKGVELEKSRQTARKLQEELLPLEQGLERGRREWEEAQQRGRQLERKVEELEERNAHAHEDHARQVKLMEVGTNSSSSWKSCKNHWYTSSGTSYTIQPCVMFNVITLLDFMYLYCLFKMYK; this comes from the exons ATGGAGTCTCACAGACACGGAGTGAGTGGCTCTTCTCCAGACTTCAGTAGAATACAACAGGGCTACAACATGCAGCAGCCTAGGCCTGGTCCCAGAGGCAGCCCTCGACCTcacagcgacagcagcagcatgTTCGGGGTTAGGGTACAAGTCCAGGGGATTGAGGGTCTTCCCTACGTTGTATTGAACGGGGATAGTAGAGCAGCTCTGCCATCTGGTGGCCTGGAGAGCTACAGCAGGAAATGGGACCACCAGGAAGTGTTTGTCAACGCCCACAGTCAGTCTACAGAGTACACCTTCATGGTGAATGATGGGCGATCTTCATTCGGTAGTCCCAATGTGGAGCGATCTTCATTCGGTAGTCCCAATGTGGAGCGATCTTCATTCGGTAGTCCCAATGTGGAGCGATCTTCATTCGGTAGTCCCAATGTGGAGCGCAGACTTCCCAACCACCAGAGGGAGTATACTCGTGGAGGTGCTCTGACTGAGGATATGGAGTCACAGAGGATTCCGCTGGCGTCCGCTGCATTCGTGTTCGACTTCCAGGAGTCACATTTACAGCAGTCACAGAGGACCGTGCCGACATCTAACACGGTGTTGAACTTCCAGAGACATCCAGAGCTGCTGAAACCCTACAACCCAGACAGGAACAGCCTCAGCCCCCTCCTAGTCTCCACCCGAAGACTCTCTGTTCCCCCCACTCAGACAGCCTCTATACCTAGGCCGGGACATCTCACCAGGGATCTCCAGAGTGGAGCAGAGGCCACCCTGATCCAGGCAGCAGGGTCTAGACCAGGAGCAGCCAGGATCCCTCTGCCTGCTGGGGGTGTAGAGAGGGCCCCCACCCCTGTCTCGGCCCCCACCCAGACCCAATGCCCAGGCCCTGCCCCTGTCTCAGCCCCCACCCAGACCCAATGCCCAGGCCCTGCCCCTGTCTCAGCCCCAGCGCTCCACCACTCTTCTTTGGCCACCTTACTAAGCCCCCCAAACGAGGTCACCAACATCCCCAGAAGATCCCCAAACTCAGTGGACACAGAGCCCATCTCCTCCATAGGTAGCCTGATCAACCAGTTCGACAGCCCCCAACAGATGGGCCGAGCTGGGCCTAGGAGAGGGAGGATAGCCCCAGAGGACCGGAGGAGGTCACGTAGCGTGGACAGCAGACAACAGTGTCACTCATACCCATTGGACCCCTCCAGCCCTGCCTCGGTCGTCAGAGTGGCCAGGGGAGAGACTCCAAGCGGATACACCAGTGCCCCAGGGTCACCGAAGGTGAGAGGGGCCAACGGACCCTCCACTGTGATGTTTAATAAACCACAGTGGGGGGAGAAGGAGCCTAGCGGGAGGTCATCCAGAGCGGTGAATGTGCTGTACGGAGTGGAGAAGACCTCCATGACCAGATCCAGGTCTCTCAACCacacggaggaggaggagagagacattcAG ATCATCACTCCAGATCTTTTGGAAGATCAGAGGGGTCAGCACGAGGTCTCAATTGAACCACAACCAAATGAAGACACCACCAAAATGATACTGTTCACTTACCTCAATGATGG GACTACTGAAAAAACCTCCATCACTGAGACGAAGGTGAACCTGGTATTTGACAGAGTCAACCAACTGAAGTGGAAGACTGCAGAGAACGTGGAGGAGGAGATCAGG GACTATGCTGCTAAGGCCAAGGAGGCCAAGGAACTTCAGAAGACAGgagcagagctggagagagaggtgtCACAGCTGAAGACACAGCTGGAGCATAAGACCATg AGTGGTCGGAGTCTGGCGGAGGTGTGTTACAAGGCCCAGACATACATGAAGACCATTCAGGAGGAACTGGACAGGAGACAAGAAGAACTCTCCACGCTACGGGATAGGCTGGCTCAGATGGAGGCGGAGCTTGAGGTCGCCATAGAGGA GCTAGTCCAGGTGAAGACTGAGCGAGAGCAGGGCCGCACAGAGATGAAAGACCTTCAGCAGCAGCTGTCTGAGATGCATGACGAGCTGGACCTGGCTAAGAACACAACACAGGCcgacagcacagagaaacagctCCTTCTAAAG GACCTGGCCCAGGTGCGGTTGGACTTCCAGGAGCTCATTCAGGTACAGGAGGAGCAGGAGGTGCTGCTAcactggagggagagggagctgACCGCCCTGAAGGGAGCGCTGAACGAGGAGGTGGAGAGTCATGACAAGGAGCTGGGCATTATGAAGGAGGTGCGCGACAAGGAGGTGCAGAAGCTCCGAGAGGAAGTTGAGGAGGTGAAAGAG AGTAACACAGTGCTGGGCCAGGacaagagggagatggaggaggagagaggggaggcacGGGGACAGGTGATTCAGCTGATGCAGGAGAGGGAGGAACTGAGGGGACAG GTGGAGGAGCTAGAGAGCAGGGTGGAGCAGCTTAACCTCGTCATCAAGGACTCCAAAACCCTGCAGAGACAGCTGGTGAAATGCATAGAGCAACTCaag AGGGAGAAACGGCAGGTTGAGGAGACTCTAGTGGAGGTgagggagaaggaagaggagatgTCCCAGGCAAACAAAGCCCTTCTCGTACGTCTGGAGAATGTACAG AGCGAGATGACCCAGCTGAACCACCAGCACAGGGAGGTGAAGGAGAggctgaaggaggagaggagaagaacagaggagtTGAAGAGGATAAAGAGTGAtctggatgaggagaggagactgCAGAACAGCACTGTGGAGGAACTGCAGAAGGag atGAGTACTATAGTAGAGGGCTGTGAGGCGTCCACTGAGAAGCTCCAGCTCCAGGTTGATGAAGTCAGAGAGAAAAGCCACTCCGCGCTGTCTGAGCTCCAACAACAGCTGCAGGAAAAGGGAGTGGAGCTGGAGAAATCCCGACAGACCGCCAGAAAACTGCAGGAAGAG CTGCTTCCCCTGGAGCAGGGTCTGGAGCGGGGTCGTAGAGAGTGGGAGGAGGCCCAGCAGAGAGGCAGACAGCTGGAGAGGAAggtggaggagctggaggagaggaacgCACACGCCCACGAGGACCACGCCCGACAGGTCAAACTCATGGAG GTTGGAACCAACTCTTCCTCTAGCTGGAAGAGCTGCAAGAATCATTGGTACACCAGCTCAGGGACA